A stretch of the Lactuca sativa cultivar Salinas chromosome 9, Lsat_Salinas_v11, whole genome shotgun sequence genome encodes the following:
- the LOC111892858 gene encoding uncharacterized protein LOC111892858 — translation MPSVSNPNATPQTPITNQSIPSVSNATPQTQCFNQHNDNVDLKDLPKDPADRPLITSYKPNIRDDVRRTYLLQGPCQDSAYCLYCYLCGDLMGQKGGKDAFVSQGFDTWNKKDAFRTHVGGIDSFHNKAKEKCEFLMREKQTVNVVFRRQTEAEDHKYKARLRVSIIVVRLLLKTGLPFRGHDESVNSENRGLYIEVLKAIRETSEDIFKNTLENAPKNNQLISSKIQKELVQCFAQEVLLSIREEIGQDVFALLVDESSDVSKKEQMAIVLRYVDTLGFVKERFIGLVHVKDTSSLTLKNAINEVLTSNKLSFSQIRGQGYDGASNMRGEFNGLKALILQENDTAFYVHCFAHQLQLVVVVVAKKHDGVSDFFEQISLVVNVVCASCKRKDLLREQARERVQKGLCSGELETGRGLNQETTLVRAGETRWGSHFNTLTSLMKLFADVLVVLDFVKEEGGSLANRQQAFGILAYFKSYEFVFYLHMMHDILHLTGTLSKQLQRKDLDILEAASMVRGTMEALQSFRNIGFASILPKVSSFCETHEIDTLDMEELYIGARNRRTTKTNRFHFEVEIFNTVVDMQLTEYRDRFSETSTQLLEYLGALSPCDSFAKFDKSKLLKLVKLYKYDFDDSDMIDLEGQLEIFYHSCIKDERFASLKGISDLSRLMVNTGKHRSYPLVYKLLKLALILPVATASVERCFLKMKLLKTDLRNKIGDEFLNDALLCNVETEALAKVENEKVMERFQKMSARRGQI, via the exons ATGCCTTCCGTTTCTAATCCTAATGCAACTCCACAAACACCAATCACCAATCAATCAATCCCTTCGGTTTCTAATGCAACTCCACAAACACAATGCTTTAACCAACATAATGATAATGTTGACTTGAAGGATCTTCCAAAGGACCCGGCGGATAGGCCATTGATTACAAGTTACAAACCAAATATAAGAGATGATGTAAGAAGAACATATTTGCTTCAAGGACCGTGTCAA GATAGTGCATATTGTTTATATTGTTATTTGTGTGGGGACCTCATGGGACAAAAAGGAGGGAAAGATGCATTTGTTTCTCAAGGTTTTGATACTTGGAATAAAAAAGATGCATTTCGGACTCATGTGGGTGGTATTGATAGTTTTCACAACAAAGCAAAAGAAAAGTGTGAGTTTTTAATGAGGGAAAAACAAACTGTCAATGTAGTCTTTAGGAGGCAAACCGAAGCAGAGGATCATAAATATAAAGCTCGTTTACGTGTTTCTATTATTGTTGTTAGACTTTTATTGAAAACCGGTTTACCGTTTCGTGGTCATGACGAGTCGGTTAACTCGGAAAATAGAGGGCTATACATTGAAGTGTTAAAAGCCATTCGAGAGACTAGTGAAGATATTTTCAAAAATACTTTAGAAAATGCTCCAAAAAACAATCAACTAATTTCCTCTAAAATTCAAAAAGAACTTGTGCAATGTTTTGCACAAGAAGTACTTTTGAGTATTCGTGAAGAGATTGGTCAAGATGTTTTTGCTTTACTAGTTGATGAATCTAGTGATGTTTCAAAAAAGGAACAAATGGCTATTGTTTTGCGTTATGTCGATACTCTTGGCTTTGTGAAAGAAAGATTCATAGGTCTAGTGCACGTGAAGGATACGTCTTCTTTGACACTCAAAAACGCCATAAATGAAGTACTTACAAGTAATAAGTTGAGTTTTAGTCAG atAAGAGGACAAGGTTATGATGGGGCTAGCAATATGCGAGGGGAATTCAATGGTTTGAAAGCTTTGATATTACAAGAGAATGACACGGCTTTTTATGTACATTGCTTTGCACACCAACTTCAATTAGTAGTTGTGGTTGTAGCAAAGAAGCATGATGGTGTTAGTGACTTTTTTGAGCAAATTTCGTTGGTGGTTAATGTAGTTTGTGCATCGTGTAAAAGAAAAGACTTACTACGAGAGCAAGCAAGAGAAAGGGTGCAAAAAGGCTTGTGTAGTGGTGAACTTGAAACCGGAAGAGGGTTAAATCAAGAGACTACACTTGTTCGAGCGGGAGAAACAAGATGGGGTTCACATTTCAACACACTCACAAGTTTGATGAAGTTATTTGCGGATGTTCTTGTAGTTTTAGATTTTGTGAAAGAGGAGGGAGGGTCATTGGCAAACCGTCAACAAGCATTTGGAATCTTAGCATATTTTAAATCATATGAGTTCGTGTTTTACTTACATATGATGCATGACATTTTACACCTCACGGGTACATTGTCAAAGCAACTTCAAAGAAAAGATCTAGACATTTTAGAAGCGGCTTCGATGGTTAGAGGGACAATGGAGGCATTGCAATCTTTTAGAAACATAGGGTTTGCTAGCATTTTGCCAAAAGTATCATCTTTTTGTGAAACACACGAAATTGATACTTTGGATATGGAAGAGTTGTATATTGGTGCGAGAAACCGTAGGACTACAAAGACTAATAGGTTTCATTTTGAGGTTGAAATCTTCAACACGGTGGTAGATATGCAACTTACAGAATATCGGGATCGATTTAGTGAAACAAGCACCCAATTACTAGAATACCTGGGTGCTTTGAGCCCTTGTGATTCATTTGCAAAATTTGACAAATCAAAGTTATTGAAGTTGGTTAAGTTATACAAGTATGACTTTGATGATTCAGATATGATAGACCTTGAAGGACAACTTGAGATATTTTATCACTCTTGCATCAAAGATGAGCGCTTCGCTAGTTTGAAAGGAATTTCCGACCTTTCTCGTTTGATGGTTAATACGGGGAAGCATCGATCTTATCCTTTGGTTTATAAGCTATTGAAGTTGGCTTTGATATTACCTGTAGCGACCGCAAGTGTAGAAAGATGTTTTTTAAAGATGAAGCTCTTGAAGACTGACTTGCGTAACAAAATTGGCGATGAATTTTTGAACGACGCATTGCTGTGTAATGTCGAGACCGAAGCACTTGCGAAAGTTGAGAATGAAAAAGTAATGGAGCGGTTTCAAAAGATGTCTGCACGAAGAGGACAAATTTAA